In one Chloroflexota bacterium genomic region, the following are encoded:
- a CDS encoding nucleotidyltransferase domain-containing protein, protein MKPTAQDRLGLEAEMKRLVEQSKDMGAVKVILFGSLARGQLSLFSDIDLLVLFDQEQSARELTRWVYQNIQAREEVDILAYSQEAFQRVCERPFFRQILKEGKVLYERAPPH, encoded by the coding sequence ATGAAACCCACTGCTCAGGATCGCCTGGGGCTGGAGGCGGAGATGAAACGCCTGGTAGAGCAATCGAAGGACATGGGCGCGGTCAAGGTGATCCTCTTTGGTTCCCTGGCCCGAGGACAGCTCTCCCTCTTCAGCGACATTGACCTTCTGGTGTTGTTCGACCAGGAACAATCCGCCCGCGAGCTGACCCGCTGGGTCTACCAGAACATCCAGGCTCGTGAAGAGGTAGACATCCTGGCCTACAGCCAGGAGGCGTTCCAGAGGGTGTGCGAGCGGCCCTTTTTCCGGCAGATTCTTAAAGAAGGGAAGGTGCTCTATGAAAGGGCTCCACCCCACTAG